A stretch of the Hippocampus zosterae strain Florida chromosome 16, ASM2543408v3, whole genome shotgun sequence genome encodes the following:
- the zgc:77151 gene encoding AT-rich interactive domain-containing protein 5B gives MEHNAIQWLGAPCCQRGSYAFYKSVGSKTRADGPVQVWRLGEFYFVRCGAEDPVCIAEVTLLWEDQTQRHLLASTRLYFLPEDTPKGRTGEHGEDEVVAVSRKMVMRVEDLVRWSCAEPPAWIVKPKAAPCVTPNRIHKPPQGGDAADSAGNTTDYKPLKDKSENGVAESKSVKVLSYPQYCRYRSLQRRIQDGARGPALQDAHLLALGGVRVTPSTRLMYCRDTFNHPTLESSVSFSWHFRCPSLSLRGRPRKRRGHDGRDTPTPGQSESWIEKMKENVMGSVEVGGDSGWLPHPEEQLFLDELFAFMERQGSPIHKVPNLGFKKIDLFLMYSVVRRLGGYEKVTSDRMWKVVYNELGGCPGSTSAATCTRRHYERLMLPYEEHLIAGGMELQIPQCHLPVKPRGIRGRKPLPRNRKPGPKVKAKMAATPPTTITTADGTVVVVKRGRGRPPGKRNKASLIAEAKLLAQQQAKVKAESSTALLAADGPTPNGGAQQVPQPLASTSLQPAQPAPLPINMPLTPDLSPMSTPFLPFPPKPKEQPKDRAGESAAAAPGALLSALPRHFVGGSLGGFSPIKGLCPLDVLRNCVSFQRVMEGPGLTPQEPSQPHAAVYALQPKHGSPDTPLTSGDQLPPPPPPARPVQQHHNLYSGCNLDEDTERGGARDPRYRQPLPPLRVLPLDLDCSVQVRQLMRTRLGSTQFQSFTRRLSEALSQDLSVKPPCSPITPPPEQALPLNLSKRFTLKRPGADPAEPGQASANGAEYEPSLKKVKANCSERAADFSLGGGPGRLISGAIGGGGQEPGAKSQEEPADLSSPGRIRAFLLGLPPFQVKLDEDLNGMKFGKVLPSGSGMESQRTVTATKEAEAERTETSNRKSEFTTKQDGNVEMPNEDVEEQGNTSADKMEEFGDQMVASVEKCDVEVSKGHPSPVLPQAGALVLAQQS, from the exons TGGTTGGGTGCTCCCTGCTGCCAGAGAGGCAGTTACGCCTTCTACAAGTCGGTCGGCAGCAAAACCCGAGCCGACGGCCCCGTGCAGGTGTGGCGGCTGGGCGAGTTTTACTTTGTCCGCTGCGGGGCGGAGGATCCCGTGTGCATCGCTGAG GTGACTTTACTATGGGAAGACCAGACGCAGCGCCACCTCCTGGCCAGCACCAGACTCTACTTCCTGCCAGAAGACACGCCAAAGGGTCGAACCGGGGAGCACGGAGAG GACGAGGTTGTGGCCGTGTCCCGAAAGATGGTAATGCGGGTGGAGGACCTGGTGCGGTGGTCGTGCGCCGAGCCGCCGGCGTGGATAGTCAAGCCGAAGGCAGCGCCGTGCGTCACCCCCAACCGAATCCACAAACCGCCACAGGGGGGCGACGCGGCCGACAGCGCCGGCAACACGACAGACTACAAGCCTCTGAAGGACAAgagtgaaa ACGGCGTGGCCGAATCCAAAAGCGTCAAAGTCCTCAGCTACCCACAGTATTGCCGCTACCGCTCGCTGCAGAGGCGCATCCAGGACGGCGCCCGGGGCCCGGCGCTGCAGGACGCCCACCTGTTGGCCCTGGGCGGCGTCAGGGTGACGCCCAGCACTCGCTTGATGTACTGCAGGGACACTTTCAACCACCCCACGCTGGAAAGCAGCGTCAGCTTCTCCTGGCACTTCC GGTGTCCATCTCTTAGCCTCCGAGGACGACCCCGCAAGAGACGAGGCCACGACGGCAGAGACACTCCGACCCCCGGCCAGTCGGAATCCTGGATCGAGAAAATGAAG GAGAACGTGATGGGCAGCGTCGAGGTGGGCGGCGACAGCGGCTGGCTCCCTCATCCCGAAGAGCAGCTGTTCCTGGACGAGCTCTTCGCCTTCATGGAGCGCCAAGGCTCACCCATCCACAAAGTGCCCAACCTCGGCTTCAAGAAGA TCGACCTCTTCCTCATGTACTCAGTGGTCAGACGTCTTGGAGGCTATGAAAAG GTCACGTCGGACCGCATGTGGAAGGTGGTTTACAACGAGTTGGGCGGATGTCCCGGCAGCACGAGCGCCGCAACCTGCACCAGGAGACACTACGAAAG gcTGATGCTCCCTTACGAAGAGCACCTGATAGCTGGAGGCATGGAACTCCAAAtcccacaatgccacctgcccgTAAAGCCCAGAGGCATCCGAGGGAGGAAGCCGCTCCCACGGAACCGAAAACCTGGACCCAAAGTCAAAGCCAAAATGGCAGCCACCCCACCTACCACt ATCACCACCGCTGACGGCACCGTGGTGGTGGTGAAGCGAGGGCGAGGGCGGCCGCCGGGCAAGCGCAACAAGGCCTCTCTGATCGCCGAAGCCAAACTGCTGGCGCAACAGCAAGCCAAAGTCAAAGCCGAGTCGTCGACGGCTCTCCTGGCGGCCGATGGACCGACGCCAAACGGCGGCGCGCAGCAG GTGCCGCAGCCTCTCGCCTCTACCTCCCTGCAGCCCGCCCAGCCGGCCCCCCTTCCCATCAACATGCCCCTCACTCCCGACCTCTCCCCCATGTCCACCCCCTTCCTCCCCTTTCCGCCCAAGCCAAAGGAGCAGCCCAAGGATCGGGCCGGAGAGTCGGCAGCCGCGGCTCCGGGCGCCCTCCTCTCGGCGCTGCCTCGCCATTTTGTGGGCGGATCCTTGGGCGGGTTTAGCCCCATCAAAGGCCTGTGTCCCCTGGACGTGCTCAGGAACTGCGTGAGCTTCCAGAGGGTCATGGAGGGCCCCGGCCTGACTCCCCAAGAGCCGAGTCAACCGCACGCTGCCGTCTACGCCCTCCAGCCCAAACACGGAAGCCCGGACACGCCTCTTACGAGCGGGGACCAgctgccaccgccgccgccgccggcccgcccTGTTCAGCAGCACCACAACCTGTACTCTGGGTGCAACCTGGACGAGGACACCGAGAGGGGAGGCGCTCGGGACCCACGCTACCGTCAACCTCTGCCCCCACTCCGGGTCCTACCTTTGGACCTGGACTGTAGTGTCCAAGTACGACAGCTGATGAGGACGCGCCTGGGCTCGACTCAGTTTCAAAGCTTCACTCGCAGGCTCTCCGAGGCGCTCTCCCAGGACCTGAGCGTCAAGCCGCCGTGCTCTCCCATCACGCCGCCGCCCGAGCAGGCCCTGCCCCTCAACCTCAGCAAGCGCTTTACCCTCAAGCGACCCGGCGCGGACCCGGCCGAGCCGGGTCAAGCGAGCGCCAACGGCGCGGAGTACGAGCCGTCGCTCAAGAAAGTCAAAGCCAATTGCTCGGAGCGCGCCGCAGACTTTAGCCTGGGCGGCGGCCCCGGGCGCCTCATCTCGGGGGCCATCGGaggcggcggccaggaaccgGGAGCAAAAAGCCAGGAGGAACCGGCAGACCTGAGCTCCCCCGGCAGGATCAGGGCCTTCCTGCTGGGCCTGCCGCCTTTCCAGGTGAAACTGGACGAGGATCTGAACGGGATGAAGTTCGGCAAAGTCCTCCCGTCGGGCTCCGGGATGGAAAGCCAGAGGACTGTGACGGCTACGAAAGAAGCCGAAGCGGAGCGAACGGAGACGAGTAACCGCAAGTCGGAATTCACGACCAAACAGGACGGGAACGTCGAGATGCCGAACGAGGACGTCGAGGAGCAAGGCAACACCTCGGCGGACAAAATGGAGGAATTCGGCGATCAGATGGTAGCCAGTGTGGAAAAGTGTGACGTGGAAGTCTCAAAGGGCCACCCCAGCCCCGTTCTGCCCCAGGCCGGTGCTCTGGTCCTGGCTCAGCAGAGCTGA